The window TCCAGTATTGTAAATATTTCATCATGAATACCAATCGTTTGTGCATAGGTGAATGTAATGTTTGGATAATGTTCACGCGCGTGCTCAATTTCTGCCGGGATATGCATCTTAGAATGTCCAGCGTGCAGTAAAATAATTGGAATAACATGTACCTCTGTTGCGCCCTTCTTCACACAATTCGTAATGCCCTCTTCAATGTTTGGCGAAGCAAACTCAAGGAAGCAAGTTTCTACCAAAAAGCTGTCATCAATCCGAGGAGTCATTTGTTCAATAAATGTACGCACCTCATCATTTCCTGCTGCTAAACGGCTGCCATGGCCGACAAATAAAATAGCTTTCATCTCTTTTCTCCTCACTAGTCGCCGCACGGAGCTGGCTCTACTTTTATTTTTGAAGACATATCTTGATACGTAAAATGCAATATTTTTTTCACACGTTTGAAATATTTAAACAAGCGTTCATTTGGATGCGCGTTAGCTTTGTACTCTTCAATAATTTCTGTAATAAGTGGCATAAGTTGTTCAGGTTCTAAGCCTTCTACAACAGGTTGTGCAGCATGCGCTGTTCGCCCAACTGGTTTTGCCCCGATAAAGACATCAAATTTACTTTTACGATAGACGATACCAATATCGTCAAACACTGCACGATAGCATGCCATACCACAGCCATTAAAGCCGATATTCAGCGTTTTGGGTAAAGATAAACCACCTAGTTTTGCTTGAATTTCCTCGGCATATGGAATAGAGTCAGCTTTTTCACCATAACAGAAGTCACATGCTTTTAATGACAGTACATCACCGATTGGTGCTAGCAAAAAACCGACTTCACGTAGTTTTGCTGTAATTTCATCGGGCTCCGACGTTGGAATTTTCAAATGAATCTGATGATCCGGTGTATATTCCATCGTTCCTTCTTCCCCTACAACTTGTGCTAAAGCCGTCATTTGTTGCGGCGTGAAAAACTTATTAGCCACCCCAGGACTTACCGCAAGTTCAAAAATAGATTCCATTTTTTGTTGGACAAGCTTAGGTGTTACTTGCCCAGTACTTGTCCCTTTTGCCATTGCAAGAGCAGTTGCAGCCATCTCAAGGGATGATTTTTTCAACGTTGCCATAGGCGTTATCGCTATACTGGGCTTACTGCGCCCTGCATTCGGGTCTGCCGCAAAATCGGCACGCGCTGTTCCTGTTTCTTGATTCATCGCCCACGGTTCATTTTCTTCTTTCAGACGCTGATGTGGACGTAGTGGCTGTTTTTCATCCCCAAGCGTATATTTCCGTTGATAGCCACGCGGTGTAATCATTTTATTGTCATAGAAAAATGTAGATGAATTTCCGATCACAACTGTTGTAAGCATTCCGATATCATGTTCTAGCATTTCTGCTAATGTTGTCATCGTAACTTCCTGGCGATCACGATAGGCACTTTTCACGAGACCCACTGGTGTATCTGGCGATCGATATTCTAGTAGAATGCGTTGTGCTTCTACGATTTGACGTGTGCGACGACCACTTTTCGGGTTGTAAAGGGCGATAACAAAATCCGCCATTGCTGCAGCTTCCACACGCTTAGCTATTAAATTCCATGGCGTTAAATGGTCACTTAAACTAATTGTGCACGAGTCATGCATAATCGGCGCACCTAGTAAACTTGCACACGAGTTAATAGCAGAAATTCCAGGTACAATCTCGACTTCCACACCAGTTGCTTCTGTCCATCCAAGTTCGATTAATACCTCATAGACGAGACCAGCCATTCCGTATACGCCAGAGTCTCCACTAGAAATAACAGACACGATATTCCCTGCCTCTGCCTGACGCACAGCTTCCTGTGCCCTTGAAACTTCTTCGGTCATTCCTGTACTAACAATCGACTTTGCAGTCACTAAATCTTGAATGAGCTCGACATACGTTTTATAGCCGATGATAAAATCACTCTGTTGTAGTGCTTCTACAGCTCGTGTTGTAATATGTTTAAAATCACCGGGGCCAAAGCCCACAACGAAAATCTTACCTTTTTGCGCCATTTTGTTACCCCTCTTTCACCTTTTCGATGCCTTTAATCGCTGTTGTTTGTGCCGTTCGCTGTAACAGTCCTTCACGAAGTGTAAACACGTGTTCACTTTGTAAAGACTCGTGGTGTACGTCTTGCACGAGTGCCCTCGCATGCTCTGTCGTTGGCACGCGATACCAGTTTCCTTGCGGATAAGCGATGACAACACATGCATCCTTACATCTGCCGTTGCAGCGTGTTCTTGTCGTATGTATTTCCTTGTCAAGTGCTTGTATCTGTATTTCATCACGTATTGCTTGGGTAATTTCCTCGCCATCTTTTTTCATACAGCTACTGCCATTGCAGATAAAAAGATGCGTTTTCATTCCTTCTAAGTTCCAAGTTGTCATTGTATTTCTCCCCTCATTTGCTTTTAGGAAAAAGAAAAGACCTTCACTCTTGACGAAGAGTAAAGGTCTTGTAGAAGCCAAATAAAAACGAATAGTATCAGGTACTCGCTCTCGCTTCAACTTCTCCCTCCGAAAAGTTTGCATGCCATCAACTAAGCAGGTTTCCTGACTTAAGCTTCTTTTTTACTTTCGCGCCTTCCCAGGTTACACTAGTGGCATTTGCGATTTCATCAGCTATTACAGTAGCGGGGGCTGTATCGGATTCGCACCGATTTCCCTATTATCTCGAATAATATCGAGCACTTATAGATGTATCTATATGAAATTTAGATTGTATAAAACGTAATTGAAAACTGTTTCTATCATAGCTTATTATTTATAAATTTCAACAATTCTTTTTTAATTTGTGAAATTTTTAGTAATATTTCTATAAATAATCCCTACTAAAATGTTGTTTTACCCTTTTATTTATCAGAATTTTCTTGATTGAAGCTCAATTGAAAATTTTTTTATATAAAAGAGATAGCTTATTTATGGAAAATCATGTTACACTTTGTCGTGAAATCTCACAACTTCATCTTTTTTCGGTGCGAAGTGTAGTCATTTCGCTTAAAAGGGAAGCCGGTTCAAGTCCGGCGCGGTCCCGCCACTGTAATAGGGAGTTTTATAGAGTATGTCACTGTCCAAAGGATGGGAAGGCCTATAAAATGGAGAACTAAAGCCAGGAGACCTGCCGAAAAATACGTGATCGTTTCAACCTACGAGGATAGGTGTGCGGCTTGGCAGATTATTATTCTATTTGCTTTTTCAGCTATGCACTTTTCCTAATTGGAGAAGTGCTTTTTTATTGCGCACGCTACATTCTAAAATTTAATTTAAGGAGGAGCCGTTTTGAAATTTTCTTGTTGGAAGCTTAGTTATTTCTTACTGGCATTTTTACTCGTGCCAAATCGGGCATTTGCCATGCACATTATGGAAGGATTTTTGCCGATTGAATGGGCCATTTTCTGGTGGGTCATTTCGATTCCATTTATTATTTTAGGATTACGTTCAATCCGTAAAACAATCGATGAAAACCCTGAAACAAAAATGATACTTGGTCTTTCAGGTGCTTTTGCATTCGTCTTATCCGCACTCAAAATCCCATCTGTAACAGGAAGTTGCTCACATCCAACTGGTGTTGGCCTGGGAACTGTATTATTCGGTCCATTAGCAATGAGTGTGATTGGAACAATCGTATTATTATTCCAGTCTTTACTTTTAGCACATGGTGGCATTACAACATTAGGCGCAAATGCCTTTTCGATGGCAATTGTGGGACCATTCATCGCGTACTTTGTTTTTAAAGGATCTCAAAAAATCGGTCTATCGTTCTCACTGGCCGTATTTTTTGCAGCAATGCTTGGTGATTTAGGTACATATGTTGTGACTTCTGTTCAACTTGCACTTGCCTTCCCATCAGAAGTAGGCGGCTTTATGGCTTCCTTTACGAAATTCGCTGGGATTTTTGCATTAACACAAATTCCACTTGCTATTAGCGAAGGAATTTTAACAGTCATCGTCATGAATTTCCTGAAAAAATATAATGTTAGTGAATTAAAAGCTTTACGTGTTTTCTCAGCAAGGGAGGCACACTAAAATGAAAAAAAATTTACTGTTATTAGCAATTGTAGTGCTGTTGGCCATTATTCCGCTATTTGTACAAAAAGGTGCAGAATTCGGTGGCGCTGATGGAGAGGCGGAAGCAGCAATTGGTGAAATTAACGCAGAGTATGAGCCATGGTTTGAAAGTTTCTGGGAGCCACCAAGTGGTGAAATTGAGAGCTTGTTATTCGTTCTTCAAGCCGCAATTGGTGCTGGTTTTATTGGCTATTTTATCGGCTTCATGCGTGGCAAACATAAAGAAGGTTAAGCGATGTTACTCATCGATAAGTATGCTTATATGAATAAACTAGCGTCTGTTCATCCGCTAGAAAAAATGACGTTTTCCCTTGGTCTTCTACTACTGTCGCTTATCATGAGAGATGAACATATTTCACTCATTACATTTATTGTAATGAGTGCTTTTATCATTTTAGGTGCACAAATTCCCTTTACGTATTATGCAAAGTTATTATTGTTACCAGGGTTTTTTCTATTGTCGAGTTTAGTATCGATATTAGTTTCTATTGCGCCAACATCAAGTGTCATCCCTGCACATATTTGGGCATTTCAGCTGAAAACATGGACTATTTTTGTGGGCACTGCAAGCCTACAGACAGCGCAAGAACTCTTTTTTATCGTACTTGGCAGTATTAGCTGTTTATACTTTTTAATATTAACGACATCCGTGCAATCTATCTGCCATGTGCTGCGACAGTGGCATCTGCCAGTACTATTTGTAGAGCTCGTGGAACTAACGTATCGCTTTATTTTCATTTTTTTAGACAGTATGCAAAAAATACATTTAGCACAGCAAGCAAGGCTCGGCTACCTTTCTCCGATGCAATGGCTCCGTTCAGTATCTATGCTAATCGCTGCATTATTTGCAGAAATGTTCCAGCGTAGTCGTGAACTCAATAATGCGATGCAGGCACGCGGCGGTGAACCTGTCTATTGGCCAGAGAATGTTAGCTATAGTCAGAAAAACTGGCTCGGTATTACGAGTATTTTTGTATTCCTCATCATTTATGGAGGGTTTTTCTCATGACAGAACTTTACTTTGATCTCCAAAATTTATCTTATAGCTACACAGATGGTACCCATGCTTTAAAGGATATTACGTTACAAATTCCTAAGGGTCAAAAAATCGCAATACTTGGGCATAATGGTGCCGGAAAATCAACATTATTCCAGCATTTAAACGGCATTTTACGACCAACTACAGGTAATATTTCCTTTTGCGATGTAGCAATGAGCTATAATCGACAAGCTTTAAAATCTTTGCGTCAACAAGTTGGCATTGTATTTCAAGATGCGGACAATCAACTTTTTTCTGGTACGGTCAAACAAGACATTGCCTTCGGACCACTCAATCTTGGTTGGACAAGTGAAAAAATGGAAGAAAAAATTGCCTGGGCAGTTGCTCAAACTGAGGTGGCAACATTGCTCGACAAACCCATTCACTTTTTAAGTGTTGGACAGAAAAAACGTGTAGCAATGGCGGGAGTTTTAGCGATGGAACCGTCTGTTTTACTATTAGATGAACCAACTGCAGGACTAGATAATTATTATGCTGCACAAGTATTACAAACCCTTGCAAAGTTGGAAAATGGTGAACGAACAATCTTACTCGCTACGCATGATATTCCACTTGCTTATGAATGGGCAGATCAAATTATTGTTATGGAAGCTGGGCAAATCATCTACAATGGTGATCCTATTGCATTGTTCTATCAACAAGATATACTTGACCGTGCCCACCTCGAACGCCCTTGGGTATTTGAAATGGCCATCTCGTTACAAAACAAGAAGCTATTTGAGAAAAATATTACAATCCCTCGTTCGAAGGAAGAATTACAAAGACTTATTGAACAGCTTTAAGATAATGTTTTAGTGACATAGCATTTCTTGGACTAAAATTGCGTGCTTTTCATTTGTGGCTGAATCAACTCTCCGTGACTCTAATCTCTCAAACTGAGTAAAAGAGGATGACTAATCCCCCACCGTAAGTACGGTTCCAATTAAGGCGGGTTCCATGAAGTCTGATGGACTGTTGCCTCAAGGATGTGAAGTCGGTCTGTTTTAGATATGGACTCTTTATTAGTCCAGGGGTTTGACCTTCTTTACAACTTTTTTATCATAGATTTAAAAGAACAAACAATAGAGTTCGAAAATCTTGGAAAAATATTCACTTATATCCTTATATTACGAAACTTTTCGATCGTTCATTCGTATCAGTATAGATGTGACTTAAAATAAAACACTCAAGGAGAGAAAACAATTGAACAATTGGCTTAAGAAATCAATGGCTGTAGTAACATCTGCAGCACTAATCGTTCCTGCTGCTTCCGCCTTTGCAGAAGCACCTCAAAACGCAGCGATGAACTCAGAGTTAGTGAAGATTGCTGTCGCTAGCAAACAGGAACAAACATTAAAGCAATTCAACAATCAAAAAGAATGGATCAGTCAGGATAAAATTATCGTCAAGCATTCAGGTCTTGCTAAGAATGCACATCAAAAAATTGGCTCAAAAGTAATCCGATCTATCCCTTCATTAGGTTACGATGTTATCCAACTTAACAAAGGAGTAACTCTTGAAAAAGCAGTTTCCTATTATGCCAAGCAACAAGGAGTTAAAAGTGTATCTCCAAGCTACGTGTATCATGCCTTTGACACCGGAGAAGATCCAAAGAAAAAGGATATGTATCATTTAAATCTGCTTCAAATTGATAAGGCCCTTGAATTAGCGGGCAATCACGAGGTAAAAGTAGCAGTTATCGATTCTGGTGTGGATTTTAAACATCCCGAACTAAAATCTCAAGTGCTTCCACCCTATAATGCTGCAGCACCTGCCAATTCTACTTATCCTGGTGACCATGGAACACATGTAGCTGGAATTATTGGCGCAGCAAAGGATAATGCTATAGGAGGACATGGGGTTAATCCAAAAGCTAAGCTTCTTCCCATTGATGTATTCAACGGAAAAGATGGTGCCAATGATTTCGTCATTGCGCAAGGAATCCTTTATGCCATTGAACAGGGCGCTGATGTTATTAATATGAGCCTTGGCGGCTATGGCGAATCTCCATTAATGAAGGAAGCCGTTCAGAAAGCGATTGATAATGGCATTACCGTTGTAGCAGCTGCTGGAAATGAATCGACAGATAATTACTCCTTCCCTGCTTCTTTCGAAGGTGTCATTAGCGTAGGTTCTACGAATGATAGAAATAAACTATCAAGCTATTCAAACTACGGTCCATCAGTTGACGTGGTAGCACCAGGTGAAGATGTATATAGCACAGTTTATGATGAGAAAAAAGGATCATCCTTTGTAAAATTTAGCGGGACATCAATGGCATCTCCTGTTGTTGCAGGTGTGGCGTCCCTACTAAAATCAAAATATCCAAATTTAATGCCTCATGAAATTGAAGCTATTCTCGAAATGACCGCAAAGGATTTAGGGGAGAAAGGCTATGATCTTACATATGGACATGGTCTTATTGATCCTTTAAAAGCATTACAGTTTGATATAAAAAATCTACCTAAACAGTATACAGAAACAAAAGATGAGCGAATGGAAAACGCAAAAGACCTTCAAAAGACTGTATTGAATACAGAAAAAGGTGAATTCAAGCAGCCGGATGAAAAAAAATGGTACAAGGTTGATTTAGAATCAGATGAATATGCTCAACTGACATTAAAAGGTGCCAACAAATTCGATTATGCATTTGATTTGTATTTCTACCCTAAAGGTCATAAAGATGAAGTAGAACCAATCAACGTGAATGATGTCCGTGTAGGAAAGCAAGAAGGATACCTATTTAAAGCAGATCAAGAAGGAACGCTACTTATTGGCGTAAAAGATCATAATGGCAGCTATAGTTTAAAGGGCGAATCTAACTACATCTTTACAGCTCAAACGACAAAGGAATTACCAATTGATTCATTGAATATGGACAATATGGAGAAAATTCAACAGTTCCCATACAGCACAGCAGGGAAAAACTATACCCTACTTTCTAAAGATCAACAAAGAGACCAAGATTATTTTACATTTACAGTAAAAGAACCAACAACGCTAAAATTTGATTTATCGGGTATCCCAGGTGTTACAGCATCCATGGAACTTTATCTAAAAGAAGACTTAAATAATGTACCGACAGAAAAACTTAATGATGAGGAATTGGATGAGACATTGGATGAGGCTTATCCAATTCAAACATCCTACGGTACGGATAAAGGAGACGGTGTAAGCCTTATTGTAGATGCTATCCCCGATGAGGAGTATGTACTAAGCGTATCAAATGAAAGCGAGATCGATTTTTCACTTGACATGTTCTTTAGCGGAGGCATTGAAGTTCAAGAGAGTATAAGTGAATCAATGATTCCTTACACATTAAAAGGAGAAGTTGTTACCCTTCCTGAAGATGAAGACGGACTTCCATTAAATGAGGAAATAATAGTAGACAACGAACAAAATGATTATTTACCTTTAACTCCATATAAAGCTAAAAAAAATAATCAAGCAAATGATTTAATGAGTATGTTCATGAGTCCAGATGGTATGGGGAGTCTGGAAAACGTGGATGTAATTATGGAGAATGCGATTCGTTTTGATATTGGAGTAGATCAAAAAGCATACTTCCAAACAGAATATGATGAAGATTACTTCTTATTTGAA of the Lysinibacillus fusiformis genome contains:
- the cobJ gene encoding precorrin-3B C(17)-methyltransferase, which gives rise to MAQKGKIFVVGFGPGDFKHITTRAVEALQQSDFIIGYKTYVELIQDLVTAKSIVSTGMTEEVSRAQEAVRQAEAGNIVSVISSGDSGVYGMAGLVYEVLIELGWTEATGVEVEIVPGISAINSCASLLGAPIMHDSCTISLSDHLTPWNLIAKRVEAAAMADFVIALYNPKSGRRTRQIVEAQRILLEYRSPDTPVGLVKSAYRDRQEVTMTTLAEMLEHDIGMLTTVVIGNSSTFFYDNKMITPRGYQRKYTLGDEKQPLRPHQRLKEENEPWAMNQETGTARADFAADPNAGRSKPSIAITPMATLKKSSLEMAATALAMAKGTSTGQVTPKLVQQKMESIFELAVSPGVANKFFTPQQMTALAQVVGEEGTMEYTPDHQIHLKIPTSEPDEITAKLREVGFLLAPIGDVLSLKACDFCYGEKADSIPYAEEIQAKLGGLSLPKTLNIGFNGCGMACYRAVFDDIGIVYRKSKFDVFIGAKPVGRTAHAAQPVVEGLEPEQLMPLITEIIEEYKANAHPNERLFKYFKRVKKILHFTYQDMSSKIKVEPAPCGD
- a CDS encoding (2Fe-2S) ferredoxin domain-containing protein yields the protein MTTWNLEGMKTHLFICNGSSCMKKDGEEITQAIRDEIQIQALDKEIHTTRTRCNGRCKDACVVIAYPQGNWYRVPTTEHARALVQDVHHESLQSEHVFTLREGLLQRTAQTTAIKGIEKVKEG
- a CDS encoding energy-coupling factor ABC transporter permease, which codes for MKFSCWKLSYFLLAFLLVPNRAFAMHIMEGFLPIEWAIFWWVISIPFIILGLRSIRKTIDENPETKMILGLSGAFAFVLSALKIPSVTGSCSHPTGVGLGTVLFGPLAMSVIGTIVLLFQSLLLAHGGITTLGANAFSMAIVGPFIAYFVFKGSQKIGLSFSLAVFFAAMLGDLGTYVVTSVQLALAFPSEVGGFMASFTKFAGIFALTQIPLAISEGILTVIVMNFLKKYNVSELKALRVFSAREAH
- a CDS encoding energy-coupling factor ABC transporter substrate-binding protein; this translates as MKKNLLLLAIVVLLAIIPLFVQKGAEFGGADGEAEAAIGEINAEYEPWFESFWEPPSGEIESLLFVLQAAIGAGFIGYFIGFMRGKHKEG
- the cbiQ gene encoding cobalt ECF transporter T component CbiQ; amino-acid sequence: MLLIDKYAYMNKLASVHPLEKMTFSLGLLLLSLIMRDEHISLITFIVMSAFIILGAQIPFTYYAKLLLLPGFFLLSSLVSILVSIAPTSSVIPAHIWAFQLKTWTIFVGTASLQTAQELFFIVLGSISCLYFLILTTSVQSICHVLRQWHLPVLFVELVELTYRFIFIFLDSMQKIHLAQQARLGYLSPMQWLRSVSMLIAALFAEMFQRSRELNNAMQARGGEPVYWPENVSYSQKNWLGITSIFVFLIIYGGFFS
- a CDS encoding energy-coupling factor ABC transporter ATP-binding protein translates to MTELYFDLQNLSYSYTDGTHALKDITLQIPKGQKIAILGHNGAGKSTLFQHLNGILRPTTGNISFCDVAMSYNRQALKSLRQQVGIVFQDADNQLFSGTVKQDIAFGPLNLGWTSEKMEEKIAWAVAQTEVATLLDKPIHFLSVGQKKRVAMAGVLAMEPSVLLLDEPTAGLDNYYAAQVLQTLAKLENGERTILLATHDIPLAYEWADQIIVMEAGQIIYNGDPIALFYQQDILDRAHLERPWVFEMAISLQNKKLFEKNITIPRSKEELQRLIEQL
- a CDS encoding S8 family peptidase — its product is MNNWLKKSMAVVTSAALIVPAASAFAEAPQNAAMNSELVKIAVASKQEQTLKQFNNQKEWISQDKIIVKHSGLAKNAHQKIGSKVIRSIPSLGYDVIQLNKGVTLEKAVSYYAKQQGVKSVSPSYVYHAFDTGEDPKKKDMYHLNLLQIDKALELAGNHEVKVAVIDSGVDFKHPELKSQVLPPYNAAAPANSTYPGDHGTHVAGIIGAAKDNAIGGHGVNPKAKLLPIDVFNGKDGANDFVIAQGILYAIEQGADVINMSLGGYGESPLMKEAVQKAIDNGITVVAAAGNESTDNYSFPASFEGVISVGSTNDRNKLSSYSNYGPSVDVVAPGEDVYSTVYDEKKGSSFVKFSGTSMASPVVAGVASLLKSKYPNLMPHEIEAILEMTAKDLGEKGYDLTYGHGLIDPLKALQFDIKNLPKQYTETKDERMENAKDLQKTVLNTEKGEFKQPDEKKWYKVDLESDEYAQLTLKGANKFDYAFDLYFYPKGHKDEVEPINVNDVRVGKQEGYLFKADQEGTLLIGVKDHNGSYSLKGESNYIFTAQTTKELPIDSLNMDNMEKIQQFPYSTAGKNYTLLSKDQQRDQDYFTFTVKEPTTLKFDLSGIPGVTASMELYLKEDLNNVPTEKLNDEELDETLDEAYPIQTSYGTDKGDGVSLIVDAIPDEEYVLSVSNESEIDFSLDMFFSGGIEVQESISESMIPYTLKGEVVTLPEDEDGLPLNEEIIVDNEQNDYLPLTPYKAKKNNQANDLMSMFMSPDGMGSLENVDVIMENAIRFDIGVDQKAYFQTEYDEDYFLFETKEDAIYGFHINKGMNQSPTGTIFEYDKDTNELLPVSSLTNDMGLMSLLLGTTIDEDEAKTVALKKDKTYVVSVVNYGNRSSEPYTLKTSKMADIPTDHNKDNNTPINAQTIQPGITYKNHLIYKDDTDFYYYKQRGKDEVMSLLVSSVPLTNEQLNQLPKELQKEFKFSGSIIEDTNGNMEIDPKEMETEIQFGQGENLIEILLGISGTIDVNTSFKAKKDRGYFIVVNGANLGQVSIEPYTLTMFDHNRVDEDADSELVNGVPTKPSQLTKKDDKWVATQYLNAGVPFGDKDYFEFTNDSKRDVFFSLQTEKALDGVIRIIDAKGKTVETLDLYGAEDAEVGTVELDKGTYYIEVSELYGKASTQPYTLEVK